CCCTCCTAATTCCTTTTGAAATTGTGTGTATCCCATTCCTCATGGCTCCCTCATATAGCAGTAATTTACTTCCAAAAATACCCACAACTTCCTATGCATGATCTCTAGTGTATACCTACAACATAGCCCTTAGTAATACAGGGTTCTGTTATGTAATATGCGAAATTGTCTGAGCTGTATATTAAGCATTAACATTCAGTTTTTGGAGGCATATACTATGAATTTGGTTTATCAGGATTTACTTGAAATATGTCCATTAGCTATAATCTGAGGTGACCTGTTATGTGGAGAATTACAATATTGAATTGACGATTTGGGGTAAATAAATTAAGGTGGCTATCTTCATGGGACGATTTTTTAGCTAAGAGATTGACATATGTTATGTTAAGCAGTTTAGTCTAACATATcaaaactaataatttttagctATCATCTTCACATGAAGATATCTTTGTATAAGTAGTCACCTTAAGTTAATTATGTGACATTTCCTTTGATAGCAAAGTTCATCTGTTCTCTCTGGTGCTATAAGTAAATAACACATTCACTCTTGGTAATGGTTCAATTAGAACTTATTGGCGACATTGTTCTCTTGCTATATGCTTCATAtgattcatttatttattatttttaatttggtaCTCATAATGTTTCAGGTATATTGACTACCTGTTTTTGGGAGATTATGTTGATAGAGGACAGCACAGCTTGGAAACCATTACCTTGCTGCTTGCGCTTAAGGTAAGCTACttcaattatattaatgtgTGTATGTGTATATGTagttgtattttaattattatttttgtttttatctttataaCCGATCATGTACTTCCCTTGTGATTCTGCAGATTGAGTATCCTGAGAATGTTCACCTGATACGTGGTAACCATGAAGCTGCTGACATAAATGCACTATTTGGTTTTCGTATTGAGTGTATTGAAAGGATGGTACGGATGGAATGTGCATAGATTCGATAATTCGATTTAACTCTACATTCTATTATTCTACAACTAACTAGTGTTCCTATAGGGGGAAAATGATGGAATCTGGGCATGGACGAGGTTCAATCAACTTTTCAACTATCTTCCACTTGCAGCtcttattgaaaagaaaattatctGTATGCATGGTGGCATTGGAAGGTCTATCAATTCTGTAGAACAGATAGAGAAGCTTGAAAGGCCCATAACAATGGATGCAGGATCTATTATTTTGATGGACCTTCTGTGGTATGCTTTCCTTCTCTCTCGTTTTGCTGGGTTGAACATGCGGTTTTTACAGTTTTTAAGTGTTTTCATTCCTGTTTTATAACATTTACATGTTTGTAGGTCCGATCCTACAGAAAATGATAGCGTAGAGGGTTTGAGACCAAATGCCAGAGGACCAGGCCTTGTCACTTTTGGGGTACGTAGCTGTTCATCATGCATTGGAAACATAGACCTTTCGTACTATATGTGcagttggttattgaatattaGTTAACCACAGACAAGTCTCCATGTTTGATCAACGACAAGGCACAACTGACCCGgtgaatatttattttgtgcAGCCTGACCGTGTAACTGAGTTCTGCAAGAAAAACAAACTACAGCTAATTATAAGGGCTCATGAATGCGTGATGGATGGCTTTGAACGATTTGCACAGGGACAATTGATTACGCTTTTTTCTGCAACTAACTATTGTGGTAAGTGTAATTCCCCACCAGTTCTCTCCTTTGTTCGTATTTGCATTTGAGTCTCACACTGCACGTGTTGTTTAGGAACGGCAAACAATGCTGGTGCCATACTGGTCGTTGGCCGGGGCTTGGTAGTGGTTCCAAAATTGATCCACCCCCTACCGCCACCCCTTCAGTCTCCAGAGACATCTCCTGAGCGTGTCATGGATGAAACATGGATGCAGGTGAGGACCTTAATGCAGTTTCATGCTTTCGTGTACCGTGTTTGTTTAAGGTTAAATTACTTTGGAGTATTTTTTAGATTCActcaattttcaattaggtctctatatTTTGTATCGAAgtctttatattatatattgtatgaaagtttgaaaacaaaatccaTATGATATTTAAACGTTTCAAATCAAGTCTCTAAATGTTTAtcttctttttgttcttgttacAATAGGAACTTAATATTCAGAGGCCACCAACTCCAACACGTGGTCGACCACAGCCAGACCTTGACCGCGGCTCGCTAGCATACATATGATGTATAGTTCATGACATGGAGTTCAGCAGAATTTGAGGCTAGCCACCCCCTAATGTTGGTTCTTTGTATCCGCCAATGTTGAAAGAACAAAGACATATTTTGTACTGTTTCTGAAATAGTTGCAGCAAGTAAGGAAGTTCTTGTTTTCAGTGTACAAATAGCTTTGAGAGAGGTTGGAGAGTTTTGTGATAGCAAATTAGTGAAATGGgtgatttaatttatctttttatggAGGTGTTGAATTTGTAAGGAATGTGACATGTATAAAGTGGAAGAGATGTTAGTAACTAATCTTCTACCACCCTCAACTTAGGATGTGACTTAGGGAGGGAATATAGTTGCTCAGCGTGTATATTGTATCATAAAAAATGTCAAGGAATATATAATTCTTCTTTTATATAAAATGTTTATAACATTTTGATTTTGTTCAAGGCTCTCGTAAGTTTTGCATTTCTTGATTTATTTCCCTATAGTGTCATCACAACTTCCATGTTTCTTTCCTGATAATTTGATTATGCCAGATGAATGAGTTGATGTGCATcccttttttcaataaattatgGTAACTTTGTGAAGTACAACAATTATTAGGAAATAATCGAATTAGACCTGAAGCTATGATCACTACCAATGGTTTAATACTCTAATGAGAGGAATGTAAGTGATTAATATTAAGttaataattgaaatttttttttcaaaaaatatgtaaaattcttaataaatttattatttattatgtatttattaaaataaaaatataaagtcCTTTTGTTAATATTAAGTTTAACATGTATTTGttagccttttttttttctctaaaaacagggattttaattttggtatgtttttctttcattttagttGTTTTAGCAAAAACGACGCCGTAACACTCCAACCCTAATATAAACACAAGACAGCATAGATGAATATCATTGTTGGTTCCCAACTtcccttaaaccctaaacctctTTCACTTTCACTTCCActtccactttctctctctGCTTCGAAGCTCCATCGTCAATGGCGGAACCACTACATTCTTCCCAACCGAAAATCTTCCCCGTCAAGCCTAAACAAAAACCCAAACCCAGAACCCAAAATCAAACCCCAGAATCAAAGTACTGGTCCTCCTTCAAGAACACTCAGATTCAAAACCTCATCTCGGTCCCTTCCCTCACCTTCTCCCCTTCCTCTCCTCACCCCTTCGCGGCTGCACACTCCGCCACCGTATCAATCTACAAACCCCAAAACGACCCCCTCGATTCTCCAaccaccaccatcacctccTTCAAGGACGTCGTCAGCTCCCTTTCGTTTCGATCCGACGGCCGCCTCCTAGCCGCCGGCGACCTCTCCGGCCTCGTCCAGGTCTTTGACGTCGGCGGGGGATCTGCCGCCGCACGCTCCGCCCTCCGCCGCCTCAGGTCGCACGTACGCCCGGTCAGGTTTGTTCACTATCCGAAACTCCAACGTCTCCGAGTTATCTCCGCCGGCGATGATGCACTTGTGAAGGTGTGGGACGTCGCCGCTGGTGATTCCCCGGTGATGGAGCTACGCGGCCACCGGGATTACGTCCGCTGTGGAGATTCCTCTCCGGTGGACGCCGATACTTTTATCACCGGTTCCTATGATCACACGGTGAAGCTTTGGGATGTTAGGGTTGGGGATTCGAAACCGGCGATTGAGGTGAATCATGGAAATCCGGTGGAGGATGTTGTGTTCTTGCCGGCGGGAGGGATGGTTGCCACCGCAGGTGGGAATTCGGTGAAATTTTGGGACTTGATCTCCGGTGGGAAGCTCGTGTGTTCCATGGAAGGACACAACAAAACGGTTACTTCGTTATGTATTGGAAGAATTGGAAGTGGTTCTGATGAGGAATTGAATCAATTTAGGGTTTTGAGTGTTGGGTTAGATGGGTACATGAAAGTGTTTGATTATTCATCAATGAAGGTTACACATTCAATGAGGTTCCCTGCGCCACTTTTATCTGTTGCTTATTCACCAGATTGTAAAACTAGGGTTATTGGAACCTCTAATGGGATCATATATGTTGGGAAGAGGAAGATTAAGGAAGAGGAAATCGAAGGCAGGGTTAGTGAAAAGAGCTTGTTTTGGAGGATTAGGCCTTTGGAGCACACTCAGAAGAAGGTTTTCCGGCCCTCCCATTTTAGGTACTTTCAGAGGGGGCAAGGTGAGAAACCCTCCGAAGGCGATTACTTGATTATGAGGCCGAAGAAGGAGAAGCTTGGCGAGCACGATAAACTTTTGAAGAACTTTAGGCATGGGGAAGCTCTGGTTTCAGTATTGGAGGGGAAAAATCCCGGGAATGTTTTGGCTGTGATGGAGGAACTAGTTTCAAGGAAGAAGCTAATGGTGTGCGTTTCGAATTTGGATGCAGAGAAGCTGGAGTTGTTGCTGGTGTTCTTGAGGAAGTATTGCACTGTGCCTAGATATTCCGGCTTGTTGATGGGGTTGGCAAGGAAGGTTCTCAAAATGAGAGTCGATGAAATTAGAGGCTCTGAAGCTCTCAAGGCTCATATCCAAAATCTCAAACGGTCTATAGAGGAGGAGATAAAGATTCAGCAGTCATTGCAAGAGATTCAGGGTATAATATCTCCTTTGTTGAAGATTGCAGGAAGGAGATAATTTTGGCCTTCTTTCATTTATGTATGAGGTGGTTTTTCTCACTTATTTTGTGTCATTTTTTTCTCACTATAGAGTGTATTCGGTTTAGTTTGATGAGAAATTTTGTTGGCAATGATATGCTGTTAAAGCCCCCAGGAAACTTTTACAGTATCCCTTGTTATATTTAAGGGTATAAGGATTTATATTATTTCATTTAGAAACTATGGGAATTTTGGAAGAAATCATGTGGTTAGTAACATAATACACTGCATAGCTGAATCATTAGCTTCATCATATTCATGTTTGTGCTTGCAGAAGCTAGCTATCTGGTAGCTTATACAAACATGACATCCTAATTTTGTATAACCTAGAGCCTTGTCATATACACTAAAGTAGTGAATATTGGATTGCTGGTTGTGCAATTTTCTGTCTTGAGATGTGTAGTAGTGCAGCATACCCATTCTGTCTAGAAATATGTAATACTCTGAAATTTTGTATTCTTTGGCATTATATTTCAACTTTATGCTTCATTGATATTAAATAGTATCAAGTTAACTTACAGTGCGCCTGAGTCTGAAACCATAGTGATGCTGGATTCAATTTAGTTTAAGATATTACCTTTATAATCTGCCTCTGCCCTATTACAATAATTTGATAAAGTTTCAAGAACTGCCTGATTTACTTTATGTTATCTTTGATACAGCTTTGCTCCAAAAGAGTGGTTTCTCTTGATAGAATTTTAATAGAGGATAGACAGTTTCATTTCAGTTATATACAGAGTGTGATATTATCAAATGTAAGCTGCAATAATTGGTATCAACAGAGCAAATAAACAAATGAAAATAAGACACAAATAGAGTGAATATCTAATTAATTTGGAGTTGACCATTGAGCACTTGACCCTAATCTTCCCAGAGTTTCCTGTGAGGACCTGAATGCCTCCTAAATTCTTCATTGGTTTTGCAAACTTTCTGAAGAACCTTTTTTGATTAACCATTTCTTTAGCAATATTTACTGCATCCTTATTTGTTAAAAGTGTAGCATCTGATATGAAGAAACCCTTGTTCTGAAGAAGAATAGGATAATAGTGACTACCAAATTTGGTAGAGCTACTAGGATCCATCTCCACATTTGTGGCTCTGTTACCGAGAAACTTGCATTTTGTCTTCAAGAATTCAGCATAAGTAGGGTTCAAATTAGGGTCTTGATCACCCCTTCCGGTGAAGTTATAAAGCCTCCTACGAGTAAATATTCAATTTGGCCACTAAAATTTAAGTTCAGAATGTCGTACTCAATTTAACCCTTAAAATTTTAGTGAATTCAAATTGGATCCCAAAATTTATTACCATAACTAGCATTAATTCTTGAAAGTGTGACTGCTGCCTCCTAAGCTTTTAGGAGATTTAGTAGTTCTCAATCACATAAAATTTAAGCGGAGGAGCCTAAATCTTGGCAGGTTAACATTTACTGAAATCAAGAGTTAACGCAAGTTACTATTGTAAAATTTAAGGTTTAAATTGagtcaattataattttaggatcAATTTAAATTTGACCTCAAAATTCAAAGGCCAAATTGAGTATTACTTAGCCTCCTACTAACCAAGTTGCAATGGGCTATTCCAATTGTGTGCGTCCCTACACACATATGCTTATCCAATATTAATTCACATGGTGATGAATATTAATCTGCATAGTAAACACAATTTTACTGTAGACAATATATGATAGTATTTAATAATGGcgttagatttttttttgtatgtcGTGATTTATGGTAAATCGCCCATTTAAAATGAACCTCgttcaatatttttaaattgtctaTTCTGAATTGACTTTAATTACTAATATAGCGTATATAAATTGTTCTAAACTAGAACGATTtagtaataagtaataactaCTAGTTAGTCATTTTAACCGAAAATGATTTACTAGgagagaagaatagaaacaCCAACAATAAATTGttccaaattaaaattatttagtaaaaatgtaaaattgaaACATAATTGTAAATCATTCTTAGATAGAACGATTTTTTAGTCCCGCTATAAGGCTCAGATATATTTCTTAAACGCTATTTGTGGGGGTGAGAATGCAAATCAGGAACCCATTATTCATTTTTCCTAATATATTTATGTTGACCAcaaattctaacatactcatTAATTTTCTCATTTGTTAGACACTTAATTTAATATTGAGTTAGTggcatatattttataatttatttatattttaaaagaagacACCATTATCCTCTAATCTATTACTGCGGTATTTAACGTATTGGTTTAATTTTCACATCACCATTGCAAAACTATTGGTAGTCTTTAAACTTTAAAGTAATAAGGAGCACATAATGtagagaatatttttttttaattagaattcaatctaattttaattcattagACTTAGCGTATTATTCGTAAAATGTcttattcatttaaaaaaaaactatatatatatatatatatataaataatatcaaccAAAACTTTTCCAAGACATGAAGCtgtttatttgaaattttgaatagCCTTTGAGGAATATATTGGAATGTCAAACTTTACTATAGCGGGCCTAGTAAATCGTTTTATATTGGAATAATTTAtagttatgttttatttttactaaattattttaatttggaaCGACTTTCTATTGGTGTTTTTATAGTTTAGGATTATTTACTAACAACTACTATTAAATCGTTCTATTTCGAAACAATTTGGATAACTCATATTAGTAACGAAAGTCAATtcaatacaaataaataatattaaacgaGATACATTTTAAATAAGTGATTTACCCTATATTTTCTTCCGTATATGAAATAGTGGTTCACCAAACTCAAAACCTTAGGCCTTGTGTTGTAAATATATGTAGCTATTAATGCTTGGTGGCATAACCCAAAAAAAGTTCATGGGGCCACGTCTGGCCTTAAACTACGacatattatgtatttatgtaaggacaaaaaggggaaaaaaaatgaagatgcttggtgtaACCATAAGTTTAACTTGTAATTTTTAAACACGTTCATAGAAAACTTAGTAAAATctataaataataaatgtaGCCTGAATAAAATTGATAAGATCTATTTTTATCCTAAATAAacttgaaaataattaattacattcGTGCATATGCAATAACATCTCAAAACGTACAGAAATCTCACATTCAATTCCTTTAATCACGTGAATGGCATAAAAAGGACCATAGTTGTTGGGAAATAGGAAAGTTGTCTCTAATGATATAATAtaagaaagatgaagaataatgcaaaggaagaaaggaatattgatgaGTGTGGTGACTTGGGCCAATAACAATAATTTCATCACCTACTAATAGTTAACAAGAATTGAAGAACCCTCTCTTATGGCCCCAGAAACAAAATCAACTCTTCAGCAACGGTCTCTTCCATTGTACAAGAGACCCCAACAAGCATGTCCTTCTATTGAAAAATTCATAGAAATTGGTAGTAATTTGTCCTTGTGAAAAATTAGAACCTTTTCACTTGCATCAAATAAGGCACGCAATCTTTTACATCCGAGGAAAGTTGTCATaacatatatatgtatagtaatatatttttgtgattttcatagcaaataaaaaatgttatttatatattaaaattagttattatatatttatatataattatatattatatttaatttatttttaatgtatattttatattttaatatatacttagtatgattaataataaatatatcaattaatttttatattNNNNNNNNNNNNNNNNNNNNNNNNNNNNNNNNNNNNNNNNNNNNNNNNNNNNNNNNNNNNNNNNNNNNNNNNNNNNNNNNNNNNNNNNNNNNNNNNNNNNNNNNttattataaaattttacaataaataaatttatatctactattaataaaaaaataatttaaataacacTCTCTCATAATTCTCTCATAAGTAAGAATGGTATAAATCTGTTTTGTCCAGAAAGCTACAATACAAATCAATAATCACTGAATCAGAGAGCAATAAATGACTTACAACGTGTCAAACTTGAGGCACAACAACACACACTTAACCAAAATTCAtctctctccatttttttttctctttccaaTTTTTCTACTTTTCTAGGCAGCCAAACACACTTCTTCCCAAAGATTTGTCCTTCCCAAAATGTTGAAGAAATGTAGTCTCTTCTTAATTTCCGTTGTGGCATCGCCGACCACGGTTTCTGTTTCATCCTCTAAGCACGTCACCATTTAAGATTCATTGAGATCTTAGTCACTGTTCACATatgaaatttttgttttctaggaATAAGAATTTTGAAACTTCTTGCTTAGTTATCCGCAgtactatttttatttgtgtgtttacattttttttgtcccgttaatcttttttattttgcgcTATctagaaagaaaatatttaatcataaaaaaaattaattttctttttttggtaggatttattataattagaaaGGAAAATTGAGAGAGAAATGATAACTTTGCCGGATTGTTTTGTTTTCATGTTCTTGTTATTTGTACTTTTTTTATCTGAAGTTATGATGTGCTTTCGTGATTCTTCTACGTGAATTATTTttcagaaaataataaaaaaaatttaccaaaaaattcgttaaattattatattttatatattataagtgGTTCATATGTTATTTTTTCGGTTATTTGGAACATTTGGCTAGAGAGGAACAGGCAGATTTTCAACAACACGGAAGGAGATGCTGAGGAGGTGTTCCATAAATCTGTAATCTGTTATAGAGAATTGTGTAGTTTAGATCCCCGTTGTTGTTGATGGTAATGTCGGAGATAACATTAGGGACAATTTTCTGTTCTTGTCTTTACAAGTTCCTTGTTTGTTGGATTCTTTCCCACTCCACTATTTGTGTTGAGCTCCcttgttaaaaaaaagtataatatatataaactaattaataaattattaacatttaaaaataatagttattttaatataaaaacaaaataaaaatatttatgatagagtaaaaataataaaatacttaTTATTTCTGGtccatattattttaaaatagcttgatattcttaaaatattagtaaaaatatttatataaaaaatatattttaaattttttactatttttatttttatttatataggaTTGAGTTAATTTGTTCAATTAGTAATTTACCGATTGAACCAATAATACAATAATTTAATAGCCTGATTGGTTTAATTACcgattcagatctaaaaaactATAAACGCGTGCTTACATGTACTTTAATGTGAGATcgatttttattgggtttgggCGAACTTAATTAGAATTAGTTGCCCAAAAAACTTATATGCTACTAGGCctctaaatatatatataatattatgttataagTATATTCAAAATATCTCTAATAAATGATGAAGCCTGTTGTAGCCTCACAACGCCAGTTACTCTGGAAGAAGTTAAGTCGGCCATTTTCAGTATGCATTCTTTTAAGGCGCCGGGCCCTGATGGGTTTCAAGCTTTATTCTTTAAAGAATACCGGAAGATTGTTGGTTTTAATGTTTGGACTATGGTTCGTCATGCGTTCTCTGGTTTGGATATGGatccaaggatgatggaaacTCTTGTGGTTCTTATTCCGAAGGTAGAAAACCCggtttccatgaaggattttcgACCAATTAGTCTCTGTAATGTGGTTTACAAAGTTATAACGAAGGTCCTGGTCAATAGACTTCGTCCCCATTTCAAAGAGATTATTGGGCCCCTTTAAGGAGGGTTTATCCCGGGGAGAGGAACCCCAGATAACATCATTGTAGCACAAGAGGTTCTCCATTTCATGAAGAAGACAAAGTCAAAGAAAGGCACCTTGGCCTTTAAGATTAATCTGGAGAAAGCGTACGATAGAGTGGATTGGGGATTCCTGAAACAAACCCTGGTGAGTTTTGGCTTTCCTCCTCCGACAGTCAATCTGATTATGCGTTGTGTCACTGCTTCCTCACTGTCTATCCTCTAGAATGGGGATAGATTAAATAGCTTCACTCCGAGCAGGGGTCTTAGGCAAGGAGATCCTATATCATCGTATCTGTTTGTGTTGTGTATGGAGAGATTGTCTTGTTCTATTAATCAGCAAGTTGATAAAGGCTTGTGGAAGCCGGTTGCGGTTTCTAGAGGGGGTCCAAGAATTTCTCATTTGATGTTTGCCGATGATTTGCTTCTTTTCTGTAAAGCTGAAAAACAGCAAGTTCAAACTGTAATGGTAGCTTTGAAAAATTTCTGCAGAGCCTCTGGGATGAAGGTTAATGTGGAGAAATCTAAAGCGCTATGCTCTAGAAATGTTTCAGtaataagaaaagagattttCACTGGAGTCTCCTCCATCAGATTTGTCCAGAACTTGGGCAAGTATTAAGGGGTGAATCTTAATCACTCTCGGGTGACATGCGCAACTTTCAATGATGTTCTGGACAAGATTCGGAGAAGGCTAGCCAGCTGGAAAGGGAGATTGCTTAATAAGGCAGGTAGACTCTGTTTGCTTAACTCGGTAGTGACTGCCATTCCTACTTATCGTATGCAAGTATCTCTCTTCCCTAAAGGGGTAACTAATAAGATAGAATCCATGATGCGAAACTTTCTATGGAAGGGTCAAGCTGATGGTAGAGGCCTGAATCTAGTTAACTGGAAAGTGTTGGTCACCCCTAAGAAGTTTGGAGGTCTGGGAATTAGAGATCCTTTTTGTGCCAATATTGCTCTTCTTGGAAAACTAGTTTGGCAACTTTTTCACCATCTCGATAAGCTATGGGTTCAACTATTGACGGAGAAATACCATTCTTCTAAGGATGATTGTCTTAGTCGGTCTCGAGAAAGGGGATCTTATGTTTGGAAGAGTATATGTCGAGTTTGGAATATCCTGAAGGAATGTTTTATTTGGTGCATTGGGGATTTGGAACAGaacttttggttttctaaatggAGAAGAGAGGGGCGACTGTGTCAGGAGATGGATTATGTTCACATTTCTGATTCGAATCTCAGGATCTTGGACCTTTGGTCATCTGGACAGTGGAACCTTGAGAATATCTATTCTCCTCTGAATCAGTCTCTACAGAGCAACATTAACTCTTACAACCCAGATGTTCAAACTGGTTCAGAGGTCGGTTGGTGTTGGACTGGTGCGGTTTCAAAGGTTTATGATACTCATAGTGGTTATTTGTGACTCAGTAAGAAGATGTTTAGTTGGGAGGATAGGGGTaattggctttggctttggcgTCAACATGTTCCggaaaaacacaaatttttggTCTGGCTATGTCTTCGGGAGGCTCTTCCTACTATTGCATTTCGTTTTAGGAGGGGCATTTCGCACACGGATAGCTGTCAACGATGTTTCTCAAGTCAGGAATCGGTATTACATTGTATTCGGGATTGTCCAAAAGTCCAACTTGTTTGGCAAGCTTTAGGGATCTCCGATCAACCAGTGGATTTGATGAGTTGGTTCTTACATAATAGCAAACAACGCCCCTTTAGATTCTTTTCTGGTCTCTGGTGGATTTGGCGTTCGAGGAATAACGAGATCTTTCATCCTCACGACCATTggaccacagacaaggtgattGGTATGGCTTTGTCATTGGAAAAGGAGTTccgaaatatttttgagttgcaACGACTGTCTATCCCCTCAACCATTAGTGGCTCTTGGATTCCCCCTCAGTGGGTacctttaagattaattgtgatgctagctATCCTGGCAGTGGTGCTCGagttggtt
This sequence is a window from Arachis duranensis cultivar V14167 chromosome 2, aradu.V14167.gnm2.J7QH, whole genome shotgun sequence. Protein-coding genes within it:
- the LOC107475883 gene encoding protein SLOW WALKER 1, encoding MAEPLHSSQPKIFPVKPKQKPKPRTQNQTPESKYWSSFKNTQIQNLISVPSLTFSPSSPHPFAAAHSATVSIYKPQNDPLDSPTTTITSFKDVVSSLSFRSDGRLLAAGDLSGLVQVFDVGGGSAAARSALRRLRSHVRPVRFVHYPKLQRLRVISAGDDALVKVWDVAAGDSPVMELRGHRDYVRCGDSSPVDADTFITGSYDHTVKLWDVRVGDSKPAIEVNHGNPVEDVVFLPAGGMVATAGGNSVKFWDLISGGKLVCSMEGHNKTVTSLCIGRIGSGSDEELNQFRVLSVGLDGYMKVFDYSSMKVTHSMRFPAPLLSVAYSPDCKTRVIGTSNGIIYVGKRKIKEEEIEGRVSEKSLFWRIRPLEHTQKKVFRPSHFRYFQRGQGEKPSEGDYLIMRPKKEKLGEHDKLLKNFRHGEALVSVLEGKNPGNVLAVMEELVSRKKLMVCVSNLDAEKLELLLVFLRKYCTVPRYSGLLMGLARKVLKMRVDEIRGSEALKAHIQNLKRSIEEEIKIQQSLQEIQGIISPLLKIAGRR